A genomic segment from Nitrospirota bacterium encodes:
- a CDS encoding GspH/FimT family pseudopilin: MSARRNAEQGITLVELLFAVAVVGILMAIAVPQVRTWSVQHQRSAAATEIFALINQARSIAVNTSTQATITVTTTATPPGGSIVAQIGAPTNWTKQITLGTGPYSGVGLVAAAPAGTYTITPRGTVQPGSFTLTLQDLNSKQATVATGILGDVTVSIL; encoded by the coding sequence ATGAGCGCAAGACGGAACGCCGAACAAGGCATCACGTTGGTCGAACTGCTGTTTGCGGTTGCGGTGGTAGGCATCCTGATGGCAATCGCGGTACCGCAAGTCCGCACGTGGTCGGTTCAGCACCAGCGCTCGGCGGCGGCCACTGAAATCTTTGCGTTAATCAACCAGGCGCGGTCGATCGCGGTGAACACCTCGACCCAAGCCACCATCACGGTCACCACCACGGCCACGCCCCCTGGGGGGAGCATTGTGGCGCAGATCGGCGCTCCGACCAACTGGACAAAACAAATTACCCTCGGGACAGGGCCTTACAGCGGCGTCGGACTTGTCGCCGCTGCACCTGCAGGAACATACACGATCACCCCTCGTGGAACCGTACAGCCGGGCTCCTTCACGTTGACGCTTCAAGACCTAAACAGCAAACAGGCAACAGTCGCTACCGGGATCTTGGGCGATGTCACAGTTTCGATCCTGTAG
- the pilV gene encoding type IV pilus modification protein PilV, whose protein sequence is MNGMSGTESTATPPHRRGATAGFTLIEVLITIFVLTVGLLGLAALQAQALRASGSGGAQTTANALLRNVADRILYNAGNINAYSGMDTSSGARPNCPVLIPAAVCQQDFTNWQSSVAALPSGRLTIAVVAGATFNTAVATVTWQDRMGGHTVTIPIQVAQ, encoded by the coding sequence ATGAACGGTATGAGCGGAACCGAATCAACAGCGACTCCGCCCCACCGGCGAGGCGCAACCGCGGGCTTTACGCTCATCGAAGTGTTGATTACCATCTTTGTCCTGACCGTCGGCTTGCTCGGCTTGGCCGCGCTACAGGCCCAGGCGCTGCGGGCATCGGGATCTGGCGGCGCGCAGACCACAGCCAACGCCTTGCTGCGCAACGTGGCGGATCGCATTCTCTACAACGCGGGCAACATCAACGCGTATAGCGGGATGGACACCAGCTCGGGCGCGCGGCCGAACTGCCCGGTGCTGATCCCGGCTGCGGTGTGCCAACAGGACTTTACCAACTGGCAAAGTTCGGTCGCGGCGCTACCCAGCGGGAGATTGACGATCGCCGTTGTCGCCGGCGCGACGTTCAACACCGCGGTGGCAACTGTTACGTGGCAGGACCGAATGGGCGGTCATACGGTGACCATTCCAATTCAGGTGGCGCAATGA
- a CDS encoding prepilin-type N-terminal cleavage/methylation domain-containing protein, whose product MKTMMRKSSEDRGFTMVEIMVATLIAAVVLSAVAITYTGSVRGYTRNREMAQTQMRARVSLEFVAQELRNVGYLVNWDPAPSVPPLLLNPAALAAMMDPGTDAVTVSAAVGPFSGTGTRIATLNAPPVVGATDTTLNLSANNLPVPISAGTPLLVFTPPTTANVRNAANAISGSDTSIVLATTSITSGFGNGTPVLLVQQTSFWIQGGNLMMSIGTPGATPQQLAANVEDLQIVLLDNNGAVLAAPNGSERALRLSVTARSTRPVQDKTAQVPPSLEDHDRSGQPADQFLRQIDQTTVYLRNYGTLG is encoded by the coding sequence ATGAAGACGATGATGCGGAAATCGAGCGAAGACCGAGGATTCACCATGGTGGAGATCATGGTGGCAACCCTGATTGCCGCCGTGGTGCTCTCGGCCGTGGCGATCACCTACACGGGTTCGGTCCGTGGCTACACCCGCAACCGAGAGATGGCCCAGACGCAGATGCGGGCGCGGGTGAGCCTAGAGTTTGTGGCACAGGAGCTTCGGAACGTTGGCTATCTGGTCAACTGGGACCCCGCCCCGTCGGTTCCGCCGCTCCTGCTCAATCCTGCGGCGCTGGCCGCGATGATGGACCCAGGGACCGATGCCGTCACCGTTTCAGCGGCGGTTGGTCCCTTTTCCGGTACCGGAACACGCATTGCCACACTCAATGCTCCTCCCGTTGTCGGGGCAACCGACACAACGCTGAACCTAAGCGCGAATAACCTGCCAGTCCCGATTTCCGCTGGGACGCCTCTGTTGGTCTTCACCCCCCCAACCACGGCCAACGTGCGAAATGCGGCAAATGCGATCAGCGGTAGCGACACGTCAATCGTGCTTGCAACGACGTCTATCACCAGTGGGTTCGGCAACGGCACCCCTGTCCTACTGGTCCAGCAAACGTCGTTCTGGATACAGGGTGGCAACCTCATGATGAGCATAGGCACCCCAGGTGCGACGCCACAACAGCTTGCAGCGAATGTCGAGGATCTCCAGATCGTCCTGCTGGACAACAACGGCGCAGTGCTGGCTGCACCGAACGGAAGCGAGCGCGCGCTGCGGCTGTCTGTCACCGCGCGAAGCACCCGACCGGTCCAAGACAAAACGGCCCAGGTCCCCCCCAGCCTCGAGGACCACGACCGGTCCGGGCAGCCTGCGGATCAGTTCCTGCGCCAAATCGATCAGACCACGGTGTACCTCAGAAACTACGGCACACTGGGTTGA
- a CDS encoding GspH/FimT family pseudopilin, whose translation MDLVAHRAIAGYTLMEVTLVVGIMAVLAAIAWPLTTDLLDRATLATTAETIRGEIRKAQRQAHASGQALELRVDPRAGSYIVGPTGGPGLLSRLPAGLTFGSPDDGDSDGVTFRHNTARFSPRPGLQNSFGSITVRSRAGARRVTVSITGHVSITAWNGRAWQ comes from the coding sequence ATGGACCTTGTCGCACACCGAGCAATTGCGGGTTACACCCTCATGGAAGTGACCCTGGTCGTCGGCATCATGGCTGTCTTGGCTGCGATCGCGTGGCCGTTGACGACCGATCTGCTTGATCGCGCCACGCTCGCCACCACTGCGGAGACGATCAGGGGCGAGATCCGCAAGGCCCAGCGTCAGGCGCACGCGAGCGGGCAGGCGCTCGAATTGCGCGTGGACCCGCGTGCCGGTTCGTACATCGTGGGTCCCACCGGGGGCCCGGGCCTCCTGAGCCGGCTCCCAGCCGGGCTGACGTTCGGTTCGCCCGACGACGGGGACTCGGACGGCGTGACGTTTCGCCACAACACGGCGCGGTTCAGTCCGCGTCCCGGCCTGCAGAACAGTTTCGGCTCGATCACCGTGCGATCCCGGGCAGGGGCCAGGAGAGTCACGGTGAGTATCACCGGGCACGTTTCAATCACCGCATGGAACGGACGGGCGTGGCAATGA
- a CDS encoding PhoH family protein has product MTVRFKLKEGLDTAALFGTFDQHLKDVEDAFGVTIRARGDEVRIDGEPHAARRAERLLAKLTTRLQERPDLQPDDIAGMIRSARGHLDDAWEAGSPETVLRTNKRLLTPKSPHQRDYLEALKTSDIVVGIGPAGTGKTYLAIGMAVAALARREVSRIVLTRPAVEAGEKLGFLPGDMYAKVNPYLRPMYDALYDMMDLDHANRLVERGEIEIAPLAYMRGRTLNDAFIILDEAQNVTPEQMKMFLTRMGFRSKVVITGDITQVDLPAHSPSGLIEIQSVVRDIPGIRFVYFDESDVVRHRLVQEIIKAYERYEGKRPSRRRR; this is encoded by the coding sequence GTGACCGTTCGATTCAAACTCAAAGAAGGCCTCGATACCGCAGCGCTGTTTGGGACGTTCGATCAACACCTGAAGGACGTTGAGGACGCGTTCGGCGTCACGATCCGGGCGCGCGGCGACGAGGTGCGGATCGACGGCGAGCCGCACGCGGCACGGCGTGCGGAGCGGCTGCTGGCGAAGCTGACGACCCGCCTGCAGGAGCGCCCCGACCTGCAGCCCGACGACATCGCGGGGATGATCCGTTCGGCCCGCGGACACCTGGACGATGCATGGGAGGCGGGTTCCCCCGAGACGGTGCTGCGGACCAATAAGCGGCTGCTCACGCCGAAATCTCCCCACCAACGAGACTACCTGGAGGCGCTCAAGACCTCGGACATCGTGGTGGGCATCGGTCCGGCCGGAACAGGTAAAACGTATCTCGCGATCGGCATGGCGGTCGCGGCCCTCGCGCGGCGAGAGGTGAGCCGCATCGTGCTGACGCGCCCCGCGGTCGAGGCCGGAGAAAAGCTCGGATTTCTCCCGGGGGACATGTACGCCAAGGTCAATCCGTATCTGCGGCCGATGTACGACGCCCTGTACGACATGATGGATCTCGACCACGCCAACCGTCTGGTCGAACGCGGCGAAATAGAGATCGCGCCGCTCGCCTACATGCGCGGCCGCACCTTGAACGACGCGTTCATCATCTTGGACGAGGCCCAGAACGTCACGCCCGAGCAGATGAAGATGTTCCTGACCCGGATGGGATTTCGCTCCAAAGTCGTGATTACCGGCGACATCACGCAAGTAGACCTGCCGGCGCACAGCCCCTCGGGCTTGATTGAGATTCAGTCCGTAGTCCGCGACATTCCCGGCATCCGCTTCGTGTATTTCGACGAGAGCGACGTGGTCCGCCACCGGCTGGTCCAGGAAATCATCAAAGCCTACGAACGTTACGAGGGCAAGCGACCCTCCCGCCGCAGACGGTGA
- the ybeY gene encoding rRNA maturation RNase YbeY yields MIQVSVANRQQSVKLSNTRVKRKARQVLLEMGFVKAELSLVFVDDGEMRLLNATYRRLNEPTDVLAFAMSEGRFGGINPHVLGDVVISAETAAFRAKEEGRELDDELDALLVHGILHLIGYDHERSPADARLMRAKERSLLHSLGARA; encoded by the coding sequence ATGATCCAGGTCTCGGTCGCCAACCGCCAGCAGTCGGTCAAGCTGAGCAACACCCGCGTCAAACGGAAGGCGCGTCAAGTCCTGCTCGAGATGGGATTCGTGAAGGCCGAACTGAGCCTGGTGTTCGTGGATGACGGAGAGATGCGGCTGCTGAACGCCACCTACCGCCGTCTGAACGAACCCACCGACGTGCTCGCCTTTGCCATGAGCGAAGGCCGCTTCGGCGGCATCAACCCGCACGTGTTGGGCGACGTGGTGATCTCGGCCGAGACCGCCGCGTTTCGCGCCAAGGAGGAGGGCCGCGAGCTGGATGATGAGCTGGACGCGTTGCTCGTCCACGGCATCCTGCATCTGATCGGTTACGACCACGAACGCTCGCCCGCAGACGCCCGTCTCATGCGCGCCAAAGAGCGGAGCCTCCTCCACTCGCTCGGGGCGCGCGCGTAA
- the ftsY gene encoding signal recognition particle-docking protein FtsY, whose protein sequence is MAVWDRIVAGLAKTRRALADGFHGALGASPRGRVVSFEDLEAALIQADIGVRTTERLLTELKRSGDHEEGAVRKRLREVIAATLRPAVDTQPQTARPLVVLAVGVNGVGKTTTVAKLAARARSEGRSVLLAACDTFRAAAIEQLRVWGDRLGVDVVHQQPGSDPAAVAFDAVTAAKARGIDVVFIDSAGRLHTKHSLMDELAKVKRVIAKAEPGAPHEILLVLDATVGQNGLSQARAFHAALGVTGVVVTKVDGTSKGGIVLSVVEELGVPVKWLGLGESADALVPFDADAFAEGLVGATASSAGPLG, encoded by the coding sequence ATGGCAGTCTGGGACCGCATCGTCGCCGGGTTGGCCAAGACCCGGCGCGCGTTGGCCGACGGGTTTCACGGCGCGTTGGGCGCATCCCCGCGTGGTCGGGTGGTCTCGTTCGAGGATCTCGAGGCGGCGCTGATCCAGGCCGACATCGGGGTACGGACCACCGAACGCCTCTTGACCGAACTCAAGCGCAGCGGGGATCACGAGGAGGGCGCGGTTCGCAAGCGGCTGCGGGAGGTGATCGCGGCAACGCTTCGCCCGGCGGTCGACACTCAGCCGCAGACTGCTCGCCCCCTGGTGGTGCTGGCGGTGGGCGTGAACGGGGTGGGCAAGACCACCACGGTCGCTAAGCTCGCGGCGCGGGCGCGGAGCGAGGGCCGATCGGTGCTGCTCGCGGCGTGCGACACGTTCCGCGCCGCGGCAATCGAGCAATTGCGTGTCTGGGGCGACCGGCTCGGGGTCGACGTCGTTCACCAGCAGCCGGGTTCTGACCCCGCGGCGGTGGCGTTCGACGCAGTCACGGCTGCGAAGGCGCGAGGCATCGACGTGGTGTTCATCGACAGCGCGGGACGATTGCACACCAAACATTCGCTGATGGACGAGCTGGCCAAAGTCAAACGCGTGATCGCCAAGGCTGAACCCGGCGCGCCCCACGAAATCCTGCTGGTGCTCGACGCGACCGTGGGACAAAACGGTCTGTCCCAGGCGCGCGCGTTCCACGCGGCACTGGGCGTGACCGGCGTCGTGGTGACCAAAGTGGATGGAACATCCAAAGGCGGGATCGTGCTGTCGGTGGTCGAGGAACTGGGCGTGCCGGTGAAGTGGCTGGGGCTCGGCGAGAGCGCGGACGCCCTGGTCCCGTTCGACGCCGACGCGTTCGCCGAAGGCCTGGTGGGCGCGACCGCCTCATCCGCCGGGCCTTTGGGTTGA